Part of the Branchiostoma floridae strain S238N-H82 chromosome 11, Bfl_VNyyK, whole genome shotgun sequence genome, TGCTTCGATCCGCACAAAACACATCTGGGACCCGTGGTGAACGATAATGACCCAGCTGAAGGGGTCCAGGTTGAATGGAATCGAGATGAAATACGAAACATCTACAGAGATCAGTTTGCGCCGTTCAACGGAATATTTGATTGTAATATCTTCGACTCTGACACATATCCAGCAACGCTGTTTCGCTTTCCTTTCCGCACTGAAGATGAGGCCGAAAAAAGTCAAATCAGCAGCACGGTGTACGACCGTAAGCAACTGTTCAAGCTTTTAACCCACTTTGCTCAGAATCTAGACAGCCTCCTACTCTTCACCCAACATGTTCGCTCTGTCACAGTGGTCGAGATAGACGAAGAGGGGGTAAGGAAGGAAATGATGCAGGTTAAGAGCACAGTCGCGCCACTGATTAAGAAATCCCCATCACATAGGCCTGAAGACCAACCACCCTATCTTCTGCAAACAGCATCATCGTACATGGAAGGCCAACAGACGAAACGTCCCCCAGAAGTTCCCTCAATTCTAAAAGACGTCTTTGTGGAAGTCATTGACAGCAGAATAGCGACAGAATCAGGGACTAGGATAAACAAGAGGTGGCTAATCTCCTCCTGCATTGGATCAGCTGAGTCCTTCAGGATGGCGCAAACTGAACAGGGCAAGAAGAATGGACTGCTACCTTGCGCAAGTGTTGCAGCTTGCCTCGACGCAGACACGAATCTTCCAATAAGTGTTGTCGGAAACGCTTTCTGTTTTCTACCTCTTCCAGAATTCACGGGTTTACCCATACACATGAATGCTCCGTTCGCCATATTCTCCAACCGTCAAGGAATCTGTAAAAGGTCTGGTTCGGGTATTGAGCAGTCAATGGAAGTTGAGTGGAATAAGTGCCTGCTACGTGACGCTATCCCCACGGCGTATCTTACCCTTCTTCAACATCTTACACTGATCCAAGGGAATTCTGCATCTCTCGTCAGTGATCCGTTTCGTATATGGCCAAACATTTCAAGAGTTGAGGAGGCTTTGTATCGAGATAATCTCATTCCTTGCTTCTATGAGCAGGCCGTGAGGTCACCATCGAAAGTACTACTCTCCTTGGACCAGAACTGGATCTCCATTGAAGAGGCAACCTTCTTACACCCGTCTCTCAGAGATAGTGTGATTGGTGAGGAAGCCCTGCAAATTCTTAATATCTGGATAGCTCAACAGCGTAAAGTTGGCAGGTCCACACAAGGGGCTGTCGATATACCTAGTTGGGTGTTTGAAGGCCTTCAAACGTGCAAAGATCCAGGACCAACTAGCACGGCCTTCACGCTGAATACCATTTATAGTGAGGTATTCTACCCTGCAGTGAAGCAAGGTTATCTGGCAAATCACAGGTTGATCCTCGACAGCTTCGTTCTTCATCTGCTTGATGTAATCTTTGATGAGATTTCAAAGGAAAAAGACATATCGTTCACATCTTTACAACATCTCCCTTGTGTGCCAAGCTCTCCACAGGGTACCTTATTGCGCTGCCCATTTGAATTGGTGCGCCCTGACAGTAAAGTTGGCAAACTTTTCGACGAAGATGACCAAAGGTTTCCATTCGGGGCAGAACTGAAGAAACCACGAAGATCAAAATCTCTGAGGCGACTTGGGATGATGGAAAAATCTCTCCCCTGGGAAATTTTGTGGGAACGTGTTAAGTCATTTGACACATGGTATCCAGATATCGATCAAGCTCTGAAAAGGATGTCGTATCTCTACAAATTTGTCGTAGGAACGCCTGCCCTGATCAAGGACGTGACGAACATGACACATCTAGCTAGAACCGCCGTGAAGCATCTGGTGATGGTTGCGGAGAAGCCACCTACGGATCAGAATAGCCAATCAAGCCTTCCGACCTTTTGTCATGCAATTTATGAGCTTCTACAGACAACCTCATGTAAAATACTAGCTGGGGATAAGGACGGGAAGAGAGAGAAGAAATGCATTATCACTGATGACGTTGTGAGAAAAACCCTCATCGACATTCCATTTATCTACATCACCAAGGATGGAAATTTTGTACGAACGAGAGATCTGGCCTTTAGAAATCACGGACGAGCTATGACTGTGCTAAGAACTGTACCAGACGAACTTGAACCATACAGGACTTTTCTGAGATCTTGTGGAGTCAAGGAGTTTTTTGAGGCTGTAGACTTTGTGGGTGCACTGAAACGAATGGCAGGCAAGTATGGTTGCCGGCCACTTGAGGAATCCGACCTGCAGGATTCTCTCGCTCTTGCTCATAACCTTGAAAGAGAACACATTCAGCGTTTACAAAGTAACCGAACTGGTGTCGAAATGTCATTGAGGAGACAGGTTTTCTTGCCAGATCGGGAAAAGGTTCTTCGAGCAATTTCACAACTTGCGTACAACGACGCCACTTGGCTACCGGAGGATCCATCGATTACCTACTATGTTCACCCTCAAATACCACGAGAACAAGCCGTACAGTTCTTTGGTGTGGAGACTGTAACATCCAAACTATTCGACCAAACGGCTGAGGACTTTTGTGACATTGGAGAAGATTTCGGCCAAACTGAAGAGATGACGGACAGAATCAAGGGCATTCTGGAATCATACTCCACAGGAATGGACATTTTCAAAGAATTGCTTCAGAATGCAGACGATGCAGGAGCAACTGAGGTCAAGTTCATATACGACACAAGGGGTCATTCAGACGAAAGGATCTTCGGCATAGACTGGAAGCCCCTGCAGGGTCCAGCCTTGCTGGTctataacaataaaacattcaGCCAAAGTGACATCGAAGCAATCCAGAAAGTTGGAAAGGGAAATAAACAAGAGAAAGGTTCCACCATAGGACAGTTTGGTGTCGGCTTCAACGCCGTGTATCATCTCACTGACTGTCCTTCTTTCATCACGGACTCCGACGTGATGTGCATATTTGATCCTCACGATCGATATGTCCCTAGAGCTAAGATGAGAAAACCAGGGGGGCGGCTGTTCCCCGTGAAAGACTTGGAAGATAAGTTTCCAGACGTCCTAAAGACGTTCATCGTGCCTAATGAAGGAGCCCCTTTAAAGAGATCTACCCTTTTCCGTTTCCCTCTGAGGACAAAAGAAATGCCTGTAAGCAAAATTACAGATATTTTGTTTCCGCCAAATGATATGAATGACATGATGACTTTATTTTGGAAGGAAGCTAACCAGTCCATCTTGTTCCTCAATAATATTGAAAAAATTGTCTTCGCCACCATCAAAGGGAATGATTCAGAAATGCAAACGCCAGAGAGTTATGTTGAAAACTGTGCTGTCAGGAAGACAATGTTGGAGAAAGCACAATCAAACCGTTCCGATATCACAAATCACATTAAGAAACACTCAGAGCATGTTAAGAATAAGTCGGGTAGTGCACACGGTATTTTATCCATTCCACCCGTTGAGAGAACGTACCAAGTTGTTACAGAAGACACACACGACAATGAGAAGACCGTTAGAAATTGGCTTATTTCTGAGAGAGTGGGATTCAACAAGCGGCCAGACCTCCATGCAGAACAGCTATCATTTGCCCGACTTAAGTGCATTATGCCACGCGTAGCTGTTGCTGCGCTGTTTGACGAGACTAGACTAGACGTAACAAATGCCGTCCAATCACTGCAAACCAGTGACAAATTGTCTGGTCAAGTGTTTTGCTACCTTCCACTACCAACACCAACGACATGTCTTCCAGTTCATGTCAACGGCCACTTCGCCCTAGATCCATCCAGAAGGAACCTAGCAAGCAGTGGTTTAGGAGGAAAGTGGAACGAACTGTTGAAGACGCAGCTATTAGCACCAGCTTGTGTGAGCTTAATGGTGGAGTCCCTATCACAAGTGTTGTCTGAAGGATTCCAACTGAGACAGTACTGCTCACTGTTTCCTGTGGTGAACGAGGAAGCAGAGGCGGTTTCCTTCAACGCGTTAGCTGCTGAGGTGTACCGCATCATCGCAAACAGAGATGAGAATCTATTGCCTGTAGTTGTAGATACAGATAATTCCTCATCCGTCACATTCGAAAAGCCAAGTGACTGCTTGTTTGAAGTTGACGGCGACGTCATAGATGATGATGCAAGCGAAACGCAAAGATGTGTCGCTAAGAAGACTCTCTTATCCATTGGATGCAAAGTCGTGGAAACAAAGTACATGGGCTGTATCTATAACAACTTTAAACATGCTTGTATCGATGTCATCAACTTTTCTCCACTTAGCACTGTCCAATGGCTACAGTCACAAGACCTTGAATGTGTGCGAAATAGCTGTCTCATTGAAGACGCAGAAGGTCTTAAGAATATCCTAAGCTATTGTTTGAGTCCAGTTCGCAAGCAATCTCACAACCTGAATGACTGTCTACATGACGTACCATTACTTTTGGCTCAGGACAAAAATCTCTACAGATTCAACAAAGATAATCACGCGTACATATCCACATACCACGCGCTTGTTTCCGCGAAGTATACATACCTATTTGTGCACGAGTCCCTTCTTGAAATGCTATCCAAAGTACTACTACAAGACCCAACAGGAACAGCAGTCAAGTATTTGGACATCCAAGACTTAGCATCGCTGGCAACTAGTCATCCTGACATCGTCCCAGATGAGTGTTTGGCTCAAACAACCGGACACAACTCTTGGCGTCCAGATGAGACCTTAACAAGACCAACAGCTGAATGGATTAAACTCCTGTGGACATTCATAGATGAGAAAGCAAAGTATGGGCACAGTCTGCACCCAATTAAGTATTGGCAGATCATCCCCAGCACACGGCCTTCTCTCTTCTCTCTTGCCAATGCGAAGCTCACCTTCACGACAGACACTCAGGTCTCTCCCACAGTTCTGGATATCTTGAAGAAATTGCACTGTCCTTTTATAGATGAGGGTCTTCTAAGAGTAAACGTCATAGACAAAAACTTGGCGTCACCAGCTTCTAGTAAAGACGTGATAACTGTACTTGAAGGTGTCATGAATGACGGGTACAGTCTCGAGGGCACTCTAGACAAGGTCGAGTGCGCCGCCTTACTCCAGCACCTGCAAAGAGACGCTGACGATCTTCTGAGAAGCACTAAGTTAGGTATTCTTAGAAAGCTTCCAGTCTTCGAAACTTTGGACGGAATACTGAGATGTATCTCTGGTGTGAGGAAGGTACTTGCACTAAGTACCAATGCGAATACCAGTCAATTGAATATCAACGCTCTTTTGGAACCCACGGGCTGTGTCGTCTTGAAGTTCAATCCAAACCTGGTGAAACTATACGAAGTATTAGAGGTGACGGAAGTTAACCAAGTCATACTGTATGTCCAGCATATTCTTCCTGCCTTCCATCTTGTGAGCAACAGTGAACAACGCATGTCGTACCTGACTCATATCAAAGATCATCTACTGCCTTCGCTAAGCACACAAAGCCCACAGAGGTATGAGCTGCTACAAAAACTGCAGACAACAGCGTTCATTGCAAACATTCACGGTAAACTGTTCACTGCTGATCAGTTTTACAACCTCAATGAGCCACTCTTTGTTGTAGCACAGGAACATGTTGACTTTATAAGATTTCCCCCGCAGCCGTTCTGTGATGACACCTGGCTAGACTTCCTGCATGACGTTGGTTTACACACCAAGATGGACCCGCATCACTTTTTAAGGTGTGCCAGGACTGTGGAAGAGAAGTTACGTGGAAAATGGGATGAAGACAGCACAAGTCTTGAGCTGCTGGCCAGAGAAGTTGTGACTTACCTGTTTAGACATGTAAATGACCTTCTTACTGTGCTAGAAGAGGTATCAGAGACACGATTTATTCCGTGTCACCATCCTTCCCAACGTCTGACGGATATTCAGCCAAGTGCAGACAAGGACGCCGTCTGTTTCCGCGGGTCGGTTACATCTGATCAGGAATCCTTGGTCTGGACAACATCACTGGCTCTTCCCGAGTGGGCGCGTCCTCCCTCTGATGACGTAACAAGACTGCTAGGGGTATTAGATAGGCCACCCCTGAAAGATGTTATCGACAACTGCGTGAATATCTGTTCCAAGCAAGATGGTAAAATCGCTAGATCTAACTTGTGTCAGGTCATGGAAAGCATCTACCAGTTCCTTCAAGAATCCTGCGCAGAAATTTTTGGTCATTGCTTTGAAGGCGAAAGGCCACCCTCTAGAGCAGAATGTGACAATTGTCAACTGATCAACCAAAAACTTTGCACTGTCCCCTGCGTTATCGTCGAAGTGGATTCCAGTCAAAGTTTTGCTGTTGGTTCAAGGGTTGTCTTCGAAATGAGCCCGGAAAACAAAGCCGTCTTTGAAGGATATCTCTACCGTCCATACAGACGGTTAAGCCCGTATGAACAGTTATTCAAATGTCTAGGAGCCACAGAGAGTGTAACACTGGCAAAGTACGCACTCATCCTGAGTGAACTTGTGAATAGGTTTGGCTCAGATAGTCTACATGAAGACGCCTTACCGTGGAAGGTTGCTTGTGCGGCAGTTGTGCGTATCGTGGAGCTATCGTGTGGAGACAATGGGCCTGAACAGTGGCTCAGTTTCATGTCTCAAACAACCCAACCAATCCTTTACCTTCCTTCGGAAGAGAACACACTAGAGCCATCACAAAACATTGTCATACTGGACGGCAAAAATCACAATGTGGAAGACCTCGGTCACAAACGTCTCACGAATTGGCTAAAGCTTTCTCGAGTCGCTGTAGAGTCGATCCCTAAACAGTTTCGCCCAGTATTCTTGAGTGACATCACTGAGGAAAAGTTCTCTGAACTCTCTACCCCATGTGAGGATGGAGCAAGATGTCCCTTCCGCTCGTTTTACGACAAGACACTCCGAGATGTGGAGTTTTGTCGCCTTTTGGCACTGAGCATTTCTACCGGAGAAAAATCCATGGACAAAAGTGAGCTGATCCCCAAAGTTCGTGACGGGCTTGCTAACATACGGCTTCACTGCTACACAACTATAGAACTGGAACTGTTTGACCTACAGAACGTAGGTACGTCAAGCAAGGGGAAAGCAATGCAGGTGTGCCTGTCTTCCGTGAAATCCGCGTCTGAAGACTCAACTTGTCTTAACATGTTTCTGAAGCACAATGCCATATTTGAAGAAAGCAGAATTTGCATGTCTTTCAATTTGCAACTCGCAAAAGCTCTCTGTAATGTGTTCCCGGAGTACGATATGGATCTTGGGAATGTTCTAGAAGAGTTGATGCAGCGTCAACCAACAAAAGACACACTAGACAAGATAAGATACGAAGTTCTCCAGAATACAGGGTATGGCTACTCCTTGGGTTCTTCGGTTGAAGAACTCTGTATTATAAGTTTCAGACCAGACATTAACTTGAAGGAGGGAAATATTGTAGCCTATCGACTCCCCAGTGCCGGCAAGGGAGAAAATGTTTTCCAGGCCATCTTCGCAAAAGTCGTGAAAGAATTGTATTTAGGTGCGTTGCCCATGGACCACGAGGAACATGAAGTAGCTAAAGTTCCCACATCGGGTGAAAAGTTATCCTTGTTACAAACTGAAGGAAACACCGAACAAGCACAGGCCAATGTCACACTAGACTTTGAACGTATATTTGAAATAGACGCAAATCGAGATGAAAACCTTCTTGTCAAAGTAACCGAAATGTACTCATTGGACAAGGAACAGGCAGTACAAGTCATGGAAAGGGCGGAGGCCATGCAGCATGTGACACAAGTTCTTGAAGAGGCCTGGGACTTAGAAGAGGACGACCACAAGAGGGTTGTGGGTCGACTGTATCTGTACTGGCATCCAAAGTCAAATCCAAGTGATGAAGACTACGCTCAGCAAGTGATTGGACACATTAGGGATGAAATCAAAAGAATGCTCAGGGAGGATGACGAATACATTAAAGAATTCGAGGCGGACATCCCGAGACCAAGACGCTCCCACTCTAGACGGCGGTCCGGGCGCAAGCGAACAGGCAGAAACAGAGAGATGTCGGACTACGATAAAATGTTCAATCAACTTGACGATCTGACCATCACCAAAACAACACAGGGTGGAGGCCATGCGAGTGGTGGTTTCTATGAGGAACGCTTTCAATACTCAAGCGACGAATCGCAAAGACAACGCACACGTCTCTCACCTGATTACGGTGAAGCTCGCAGATGGTTTCGACAGGCACAAACTGACTTCGCTTCCGCTAGACTCTGTGAGCAACATAGATACTACAGCAGCGCTGCCTCCATGTGTCATCAAGCCGCGGAGAA contains:
- the LOC118426100 gene encoding sacsin-like, which codes for MAGLPEEEGEEEGEPFGPYLPPLSQHLRENILKKYPDSGQILKELIQNADDAGATEVSFLLDLTDYNTLGVTCKYPELQQYQGPALYAFNNGIFTEQDWKGILATEQGAKRKDPFLIGRFGLGFNSVYHITDVPSVMSGDYIAILNPLCHPRAFRQGGRRYKITYCQRYAEFLPFLNTLDKLGQDRHYPHTLFRFPLRIAPSDLSDTIYTPTRMRERFAELLVDRDCLLLFLKSIEKVTVKERDDPHSKTVVFTAITKSHGNRNQWARFLDDVSIGKRDVESCQLVTIRTENAQGQKMKAQWLVKNKVFDLVNMEEEQLCTRQGVIPWVGVAMKAHEPPKGRVFCFLPLPSDPENSTGLPVHVQGYFGLSDNRRSVTWESSDHRDDTTEWNALLLTRLIPKVYAELLKAATEHIEESRIMPSLIYDSWPHQLSPRWQEILSQFAVDAIELSIFHTKASNGQWIYLSKIYANDIDDISVKEAVDEILLGVGVNVATLPGHVQTAIAIGGYKPITVSPSLVRATLKRFPALLSNISWHMKLHLLEYTMSDSSYKDMSGLQLLPLKSKEFVHFRDTGIASDVYLSSERHPASLLPCLNQMLVDDEINPTLSHHLTALARTRVTQVRELTPDDVVRLLTSALPQGWCNESLSKILWQPDEVTQPPLTWLETIWKWIAQEFPKSLTKFESVPLLPPYTLQSKQIVLFSLRKFGAMMKQGRSTKLNGICAIMEKVGVNLLHTPLAPYISHSRISDYVVSPTPTGVLSVLEGREALVDFVLNREEKVLLRGFLAKIEDGDLMEQHKIVLRSLPILECQKSTYPSAPTKFTSAKCISVALPNDDCPEDVPLNRWLLSSRDSSSVSISRILKLHKLTLAELLIEDVLPIMPALPSSTVQNIMIWVLDRLDSLQMQKGDIISHVKRIAFVTRRDGKVAKPSELFDPTPPQFQDLFAGENVFPTGAYCTEPHLSRLRMLGLKNTLTTTNVVTSAGLVSKMEPGVAIIKAKTVLRCISRKTSCFTGSDQRLLEGYEWMPCRRESPDGYPAELGWFGENVVTATPDNVVEKAMMSLVGSTMPILDGEPSEEFKSVFKWPKPPPVNNVVQHLQSVIQTYISYMSSTPSKSVGALTDMIIQIYQHFADRQVTRQQLESEVSRFDLTDWVWHGSGFTSPERVAVSSDMTFDLSPYLFVLPTQLPSDERLRKFFLQMGVFDTWQDEHVVRVLHDIQGQCGDGESLSQSQLELSMKIINFLTKNCSQACALEGLLVPTHDEDGKTRLVPPKDCMYCDSDWLREKGHNNQMGGSFRMLHQSISPKMANLLGIQSLTHRLVQPTALRPGMRACGQREPITRRIKTIIDEYKEGSGIFYELIQNADDAGATEVKFAVDWRQNSGSRKSLFSSGMAAWQGPALWAYNNKVFTDEDMQNINEISGATKKRDTSKIGRFGLGFNSVYHITDMPSFISRHYFVCFDPHKTHLGPVVNDNDPAEGVQVEWNRDEIRNIYRDQFAPFNGIFDCNIFDSDTYPATLFRFPFRTEDEAEKSQISSTVYDRKQLFKLLTHFAQNLDSLLLFTQHVRSVTVVEIDEEGVRKEMMQVKSTVAPLIKKSPSHRPEDQPPYLLQTASSYMEGQQTKRPPEVPSILKDVFVEVIDSRIATESGTRINKRWLISSCIGSAESFRMAQTEQGKKNGLLPCASVAACLDADTNLPISVVGNAFCFLPLPEFTGLPIHMNAPFAIFSNRQGICKRSGSGIEQSMEVEWNKCLLRDAIPTAYLTLLQHLTLIQGNSASLVSDPFRIWPNISRVEEALYRDNLIPCFYEQAVRSPSKVLLSLDQNWISIEEATFLHPSLRDSVIGEEALQILNIWIAQQRKVGRSTQGAVDIPSWVFEGLQTCKDPGPTSTAFTLNTIYSEVFYPAVKQGYLANHRLILDSFVLHLLDVIFDEISKEKDISFTSLQHLPCVPSSPQGTLLRCPFELVRPDSKVGKLFDEDDQRFPFGAELKKPRRSKSLRRLGMMEKSLPWEILWERVKSFDTWYPDIDQALKRMSYLYKFVVGTPALIKDVTNMTHLARTAVKHLVMVAEKPPTDQNSQSSLPTFCHAIYELLQTTSCKILAGDKDGKREKKCIITDDVVRKTLIDIPFIYITKDGNFVRTRDLAFRNHGRAMTVLRTVPDELEPYRTFLRSCGVKEFFEAVDFVGALKRMAGKYGCRPLEESDLQDSLALAHNLEREHIQRLQSNRTGVEMSLRRQVFLPDREKVLRAISQLAYNDATWLPEDPSITYYVHPQIPREQAVQFFGVETVTSKLFDQTAEDFCDIGEDFGQTEEMTDRIKGILESYSTGMDIFKELLQNADDAGATEVKFIYDTRGHSDERIFGIDWKPLQGPALLVYNNKTFSQSDIEAIQKVGKGNKQEKGSTIGQFGVGFNAVYHLTDCPSFITDSDVMCIFDPHDRYVPRAKMRKPGGRLFPVKDLEDKFPDVLKTFIVPNEGAPLKRSTLFRFPLRTKEMPVSKITDILFPPNDMNDMMTLFWKEANQSILFLNNIEKIVFATIKGNDSEMQTPESYVENCAVRKTMLEKAQSNRSDITNHIKKHSEHVKNKSGSAHGILSIPPVERTYQVVTEDTHDNEKTVRNWLISERVGFNKRPDLHAEQLSFARLKCIMPRVAVAALFDETRLDVTNAVQSLQTSDKLSGQVFCYLPLPTPTTCLPVHVNGHFALDPSRRNLASSGLGGKWNELLKTQLLAPACVSLMVESLSQVLSEGFQLRQYCSLFPVVNEEAEAVSFNALAAEVYRIIANRDENLLPVVVDTDNSSSVTFEKPSDCLFEVDGDVIDDDASETQRCVAKKTLLSIGCKVVETKYMGCIYNNFKHACIDVINFSPLSTVQWLQSQDLECVRNSCLIEDAEGLKNILSYCLSPVRKQSHNLNDCLHDVPLLLAQDKNLYRFNKDNHAYISTYHALVSAKYTYLFVHESLLEMLSKVLLQDPTGTAVKYLDIQDLASLATSHPDIVPDECLAQTTGHNSWRPDETLTRPTAEWIKLLWTFIDEKAKYGHSLHPIKYWQIIPSTRPSLFSLANAKLTFTTDTQVSPTVLDILKKLHCPFIDEGLLRVNVIDKNLASPASSKDVITVLEGVMNDGYSLEGTLDKVECAALLQHLQRDADDLLRSTKLGILRKLPVFETLDGILRCISGVRKVLALSTNANTSQLNINALLEPTGCVVLKFNPNLVKLYEVLEVTEVNQVILYVQHILPAFHLVSNSEQRMSYLTHIKDHLLPSLSTQSPQRYELLQKLQTTAFIANIHGKLFTADQFYNLNEPLFVVAQEHVDFIRFPPQPFCDDTWLDFLHDVGLHTKMDPHHFLRCARTVEEKLRGKWDEDSTSLELLAREVVTYLFRHVNDLLTVLEEVSETRFIPCHHPSQRLTDIQPSADKDAVCFRGSVTSDQESLVWTTSLALPEWARPPSDDVTRLLGVLDRPPLKDVIDNCVNICSKQDGKIARSNLCQVMESIYQFLQESCAEIFGHCFEGERPPSRAECDNCQLINQKLCTVPCVIVEVDSSQSFAVGSRVVFEMSPENKAVFEGYLYRPYRRLSPYEQLFKCLGATESVTLAKYALILSELVNRFGSDSLHEDALPWKVACAAVVRIVELSCGDNGPEQWLSFMSQTTQPILYLPSEENTLEPSQNIVILDGKNHNVEDLGHKRLTNWLKLSRVAVESIPKQFRPVFLSDITEEKFSELSTPCEDGARCPFRSFYDKTLRDVEFCRLLALSISTGEKSMDKSELIPKVRDGLANIRLHCYTTIELELFDLQNVGTSSKGKAMQVCLSSVKSASEDSTCLNMFLKHNAIFEESRICMSFNLQLAKALCNVFPEYDMDLGNVLEELMQRQPTKDTLDKIRYEVLQNTGYGYSLGSSVEELCIISFRPDINLKEGNIVAYRLPSAGKGENVFQAIFAKVVKELYLGALPMDHEEHEVAKVPTSGEKLSLLQTEGNTEQAQANVTLDFERIFEIDANRDENLLVKVTEMYSLDKEQAVQVMERAEAMQHVTQVLEEAWDLEEDDHKRVVGRLYLYWHPKSNPSDEDYAQQVIGHIRDEIKRMLREDDEYIKEFEADIPRPRRSHSRRRSGRKRTGRNREMSDYDKMFNQLDDLTITKTTQGGGHASGGFYEERFQYSSDESQRQRTRLSPDYGEARRWFRQAQTDFASARLCEQHRYYSSAASMCHQAAEKALKAAGFAVHGSKSFDHRLDRLASNVAEYQSNFCEVVRVTYDLSSLHCNNISPRYPDQWASPTIPADAYRATDISSMLNFTGQILTRVSSLIP